Proteins co-encoded in one Lucilia cuprina isolate Lc7/37 chromosome X, ASM2204524v1, whole genome shotgun sequence genomic window:
- the LOC111675072 gene encoding uncharacterized protein LOC111675072, producing MMKCLKGTTFAYADDTVIIVADKNIKNATETMQKQLDIATKWCHDNGLIINANKTKIMHIKPPHLTSPNIEIIYHNRECLHQKANNNTNNRTDTCSTVIETVNSYKYLGVNPDEILQNSHWNDELKVWKLPETSMDVFKLPLASSLRNKQYMDNALQKRINSSNSLQSTLNSISFVPVDYVRETIKSNKYISPKNDTTTDANTSTRNSANEKEEQDKDEREDKQNYLYNIKNVNGRSIYALQNFDHLDLDKSEILQNYFRSNRRKHTAEVRK from the exons ATGATGAAATGTCTAAAAGGTACAACGTTTGCATATGCTGATGATACAGTAATAATAGTGgctgacaaaaatataaaaaacgcaACGGAAACAATGCAAAAACAACTAGATATTGCAACAAAATGGTGCCACGATAATGGCCTTATCATCAACgccaataaaactaaaataatgcaCATAAAACCGCCTCATTTGACCAGCCCAAACATAGAAATAATATATCACAATCGTGAATGTTTACACCAAAAAGCCAATAATAACACCAATAATAGAACTGATACCTGTTCAACCGTTATAGAAACAGTTAATTCTTATAAATATCTAGGAGT GAATCCTGATGAGATTTTGCAGAATTCACATTGGAACGATGAATTAAAAGTGTGGAAATTACCCGAAACTTCAATGGATGTTTTTAAATTGCCATTAGCTTCCAGTTTACGTAATAAACAATATATGGACAATGCTTTACAAAAACGCATCAATTCTTCGAATTCTCTTCAAAGTACTTTAAATAGCATCAGCTTTGTACCTGTAGACTATGTTAGGGAAACTATTAAGtccaataaatatatttctccAAAAAACGACACCACAACTGATGCCAATACCTCAACACGCAATTCAGCTAATGAAAAAGAAGAACAAGACAAAGATGAAAGGGAGGATAAACAAAATTATCTATATAACATCAAAAATGTCAACGGCAGATCAATCTATGCCCTTCAG aattttgatCATCTAGATTTGGACAAAtcggaaattttgcaaaattattttcgCTCTAATCGTCGAAAACATACGGCAGAagtaagaaaataa